The Thalassoroseus pseudoceratinae genome has a segment encoding these proteins:
- a CDS encoding DUF1501 domain-containing protein, protein MNSPIHDFQLLENRRQFFGRTSTGLGSVALASLLNPQLFAGDSAPQRFGGLPGIPHFAPKAERVIYLLQSGAPSQMDLFDYKPSLSDLHMTELPASIRNAQRLTGMTAGQKKFPVIQSPWKFRQCGESGTWISELLPSMANVADDICVIKSMHTEAINHDPAITFFQSGHQQPGRPSIGAWLSYGLGSETENLPSFVVLLSKNTFHQAQPLYDRLWGSGFLPSKYQGVKFRSQGDPVLYLTDPAGNDDSARRAMLDRLAKLNQLRAQEIGDPEIQTRIAQYEMAYRMQTSVPELADTSQEPESTFKLYGEEAKQPGTHAANCLLARRLAERGVRFIQVFHRGWDHHSNLPTHLPTLAKQTDQGSAALIADLKQRGLLDKTLVIWGGEFGRTVYSQGNPKSFGRDHHPRCFSIWMAGGGIKPGLSYGRTDDYCYNIEENPVHVHDFHATILHCLGIDHEQLTYRFQGRDFRLTDVHGHVVQDVLA, encoded by the coding sequence ATGAACTCTCCTATCCACGATTTTCAATTGCTCGAAAACCGCCGGCAATTTTTCGGACGCACGAGCACGGGACTTGGCTCCGTGGCGTTGGCGTCTTTGCTGAATCCCCAATTGTTCGCGGGAGATTCCGCCCCTCAACGGTTCGGCGGTTTGCCGGGCATTCCGCACTTTGCACCGAAGGCCGAACGGGTCATCTATCTGCTGCAATCGGGTGCGCCGTCGCAGATGGACTTGTTCGACTACAAACCATCCCTCTCCGATCTCCACATGACCGAACTGCCAGCGAGTATCCGCAATGCTCAACGGTTGACTGGCATGACGGCCGGTCAAAAGAAGTTTCCGGTCATTCAATCGCCTTGGAAGTTTCGGCAATGCGGTGAGTCGGGAACTTGGATCAGCGAATTGCTGCCGTCGATGGCAAACGTCGCGGACGACATTTGTGTGATCAAGTCGATGCACACCGAAGCGATCAACCATGACCCGGCGATCACGTTTTTTCAATCCGGTCATCAACAACCGGGACGGCCGAGCATCGGCGCGTGGCTGAGTTACGGTTTGGGCAGTGAAACCGAGAATCTGCCATCGTTCGTCGTCCTGTTAAGCAAGAACACCTTCCACCAAGCCCAACCGTTGTACGATCGGTTGTGGGGCAGCGGGTTTCTGCCGTCAAAGTATCAAGGCGTGAAATTCCGCAGCCAAGGCGACCCGGTTCTGTATTTGACCGATCCCGCAGGAAATGACGACTCCGCACGTCGGGCAATGCTGGATCGATTGGCAAAGCTCAATCAACTTCGCGCCCAGGAAATCGGTGATCCGGAAATTCAAACACGCATTGCCCAATACGAGATGGCGTATCGAATGCAGACGTCGGTTCCAGAGTTGGCCGACACCTCGCAAGAACCGGAGAGCACCTTCAAACTCTACGGAGAAGAAGCCAAGCAGCCAGGAACTCATGCCGCGAATTGTTTGTTGGCTCGCCGGTTGGCCGAACGGGGCGTGCGGTTTATCCAAGTGTTTCATCGCGGTTGGGATCATCACAGCAATCTGCCGACACATCTCCCAACGCTCGCCAAACAGACGGACCAAGGTTCCGCCGCGTTGATTGCGGATCTCAAACAACGCGGACTCCTCGACAAAACCCTGGTCATCTGGGGCGGGGAATTCGGACGCACGGTGTACTCACAGGGCAACCCCAAATCGTTTGGCCGCGACCACCATCCCCGTTGTTTCTCGATTTGGATGGCCGGGGGCGGGATCAAACCCGGCTTGAGCTACGGACGCACCGACGACTACTGCTACAACATCGAAGAAAACCCCGTGCACGTGCACGACTTCCACGCCACAATTCTGCACTGTCTCGGTATCGATCACGAGCAACTCACCTACCGCTTCCAAGGTCGCGACTTTCGTCTCACCGATGTTCACGGCCACGTTGTCCAAGATGTGCTCGCGTGA